From Oryzias melastigma strain HK-1 linkage group LG15, ASM292280v2, whole genome shotgun sequence, one genomic window encodes:
- the ciao2b gene encoding cytosolic iron-sulfur assembly component 2B: MSGSSQLENANPVIFQRSGERQQTAAEEDEDVHDPIDDREIFDLIRSINDPEHPLSLEELNVVEQVRVQVNDADSTVSVEFTPTIPHCSMATLIGLSIKVKLLRSLPSRFKIDVHITPGTHASEAAVNKQLADKERVAAALENSSLLEVVNQCLTSRSL; this comes from the exons ATGTCTGGAAGTTCTCAGCTGGAGAACGCTAACCCCGTCATCTTCCAGCGGTCCGGGGAAAGGCAGCAGACGGCGGCCGAGGAGGACGAGGACGTGCACGACCCCATCGACGACCGGGAAATATTTG ATTTGATCCGATCCATCAACGATCCGGAGCATCCTCTGTCCCTGGAGGAGCTGAACGTTGTGGAACAAGTCCGAGTCCAG GTGAACGATGCAGACAGCACCGTGAGCGTGGAGTTCACGCCCACCATCCCGCACTGCAGCATGGCTACACTGATCGGCCTGTCCATCAAAGTCAAGCTCCTGCGCTCTCTTCCCAGCAGGTTCAAG ATCGATGTCCACATCACTCCAGGAACCCACGCTTCAGAGGCTGCAG TGAACAAGCAGCTGGCAGACAAAGAGAGAGTGGCTGCTGCTCTGGAGAACTCGTCTCTGCTGGAGGTGGTCAACCAGTGTCTGACCTCCAGGAGCCTCTGA